The DNA region ACCATGGTTACGTCTTCTGGATGAAGTGCTCGATCTGGTGGTGTGAGCCGCAGATGATTGACCTTGAGACATGTTGCTTGTACTCCTTCTAGATTCAGATTTTCCCGCAATGACCTGAGCAGTTGGAGAAACAGTCTTAGCGGAAGGCGTTTTGCTAATTGGTTTTGGTGGAAGCGAAGAATTGGATTTCAATGTCGAGTTTgaccttttcaaaacttccGGCATATCCTTTGGTATATCGTAAGGAACCTTGAATTTCTCggaaaatttctttaattcttCGATTTGAGCTTCTTTGCTACTTAAAcctttcttgctcttgaGGGACTTTTGAGAgactttttcctttgttgcttctgcttctgcAGGAGTGGTAACAGTAGTAGCAGCAACAGTTTCGTTGTTGGTAGAATTACTTGAAGAGATAATTGCAGGATCCATATTATGAGGTTGTTGCCTCAAAGTTGGTGGAACATATCTGCTCGCCTTGTTTGCATTAGGTTTTGAGTTACTTTTCAAAGCAGCCAACAACTCATCGCCCCTTCTATCAACACCTGAATATAAgtcttcttcgtctaaGCCAGAATCGTCGATATTAATACCTCTGTCTTCTGCGATATGAATATTACCTGAGGGCCCTTGAGATTCAATTTCCTTGGCAATTCTTTCTGCCTCTTGCAATCTTTTCCCAAAATTAGGATCTTCCTTATTAATCTTTGTCGTATACAAATGCTCATCAAAAGTCGACTTGAcaccaaattttttttcgttgaCAGCAAATTGATCCCACGCAGTTGAATCGTCTTCCAAGGTTTGTCCCTTATTGATGTCGAAACGTTCGGTTCCTTCTTCAGGTGTCcatttttctaatttaCGCTCcttaatttctttaccaGAGCGAGAGATGTCAACATCAGTTCTGAACTTACCGCTTTCATTCAATTCGCTATTaaccttttccttttcagaATCTCTAGCGGGTGTTGCCTCTTgaattttggaattttCCCATTTCTCATCAAGAGACAAATCGATGTTCTTCAATTCCAACTCAGCGACATCTTCGCCGTGAATCAAAAGGGTTTCTCCCAAAGTTCTGGCCAAGTCATCTACAGAGTTACTTACTCCTGCATCAACAACTTTGGGGAATCTCAAGACCACATCAACACCGTTGGAGGACTCCAAATTACAGGAGACTAACAAACCGTCGTACTTCACACCAGAAGTGACAGTCACGGTGACATTGGAGCCAATACTATTGACTAGTAAATAATCTTGGCGgtcattgaaatttttggtaGTTTCAGCATTCTCATAGAACATTGAGCCATTATTTTGGTTACTTGAACCGCCTCCATTGGTGTAGTTATTGTCAGGATTACCACCCTTTCTTGAGTTTGTAGAGCTGTCTCTTTTCCTGAAGTTTCCCTTCATTCCGTTCGAAAGACCGAGTTCGTTTGATTACCTCTTTGGctaagaatatttttttttcaattaatttgaattttcaatGATCGAATCTATTGCTTCCCCTTTACGGtcaattgaaaattattAGAGCGCCCTCTTGAAAAGGATAAAGGCAGAAATGAAGTAGATGCAAATGAACTAACCTATATCTTCTCGAAAGATCTTTCCAAAGGTATGCCTATTTAGGGATTACTTGACAAAAAAATCCGAATTCAAAAGCACATAAAATGCCTTCCGACTGAGCTTTGtttccttctcttttttttttttttcagtttctcACAATTTGCAGCGACTCTGCGGGGTTTTCTGAGACCAGTTTGTGGAGAAGATGTATAACCCGGAAGTTTATTATTCtatatattaaatattAACGATGATAATTATGGAAACTATTGAAGTGGGTATGTTCAGTCCTGTGAATCTTCCTCTGTATCGTCCTGATGGTCTTCATGGGTAGATGCCGccaattctttgatttcccGTTCATGTGAGTTCGTAACTATTCGATCTATGGTTTCCTTAAGGTCATGTGACGTGCTTGCATACTCTTGTAAAGACGGCAACAACGAAAACACTTCTTTGTTGTCGAGTCCCACATCGGTCGTGCTTTTAATAGGGTCGTTCCACATCAGGTTTAATTCGTTGGCGTCGTTTTTAAAAGCCACTTGCCCATCTGCCTGTGCAGATCCATTAGTGGAATCCAACCCATATGTGTATTCCATGGCTTTATTGAGTACTGGATGGAGGTCTCTTTGTATCAACTTCTCAGTGAGCCGCCTTTTATTGCTTGTCTTCAAGTTTTTGCAGAGTTTCTTAGTCTCTTCcagtagttttttttcacgtGCAAGATTTGTTTCCAGCCTCTCACagttttgtaattcttgtGAATAACGGTTCTGGATAAATTGCCTCTTGGAATAAATATACTCGATATCCAGGTCTCTTTCCGATATTCTGGAGGGGAATTTTGCCTGCCTCAGCTTCttgtttattttcgttACGATTGTCTCGAGCAAGcgttcctttttcttgtagATCCTGTTCAGTTCATTATTGTCACCGTGTGTCATCTGGTTCAACTCCTCATGGTATTTTTCAGTAACGGAATCGAGGGCGCTTGCCGTATTGGTCTCCAATAAACGGAATATGGACTCTAGCATCACTTTGGAGGGCTTCTTCCAATGTTTCAACTCGTAATTGCGCGGCAT from Saccharomyces eubayanus strain FM1318 chromosome VII, whole genome shotgun sequence includes:
- the PBP1 gene encoding Pbp1p; this encodes MKGNFRKRDSSTNSRKGGNPDNNYTNGGGSSNQNNGSMFYENAETTKNFNDRQDYLLVNSIGSNVTVTVTSGVKYDGLLVSCNLESSNGVDVVLRFPKVVDAGVSNSVDDLARTLGETLLIHGEDVAELELKNIDLSLDEKWENSKIQEATPARDSEKEKVNSELNESGKFRTDVDISRSGKEIKERKLEKWTPEEGTERFDINKGQTLEDDSTAWDQFAVNEKKFGVKSTFDEHLYTTKINKEDPNFGKRLQEAERIAKEIESQGPSGNIHIAEDRGINIDDSGLDEEDLYSGVDRRGDELLAALKSNSKPNANKASRYVPPTLRQQPHNMDPAIISSSNSTNNETVAATTVTTPAEAEATKEKVSQKSLKSKKGLSSKEAQIEELKKFSEKFKVPYDIPKDMPEVLKRSNSTLKSNSSLPPKPISKTPSAKTVSPTAQVIAGKSESRRSTSNMSQGQSSAAHTTRSSTSSRRRNHGSFFGAKNPHTNDAKRAAFGKSFNMFIKSKEAHDEKQRQRNASESMEPFFIEKPYFTAPTWLNTIEESYKTFFPDENTAIQEAQTRFQQRQMNSMGHGGPGMNPNIGMNMGGMMGFPMGGPNASPTPMMNGFAAGSMGMYMPFQPQPMFYHPSMPQMMPVMGNNGAEDGGGNISPHMPSGFMAGGPGAPMGAFGYPGGMPFQGMMGSGPSGMPASGSAIHSHGHGRNYHQSNHHGHRNNSTSGHK
- the OKP1 gene encoding Okp1p; protein product: MAADRGNLLRDIENDSINNDQAMASSPHERTSESDSSILMDVNDIGTLRLDVAPEPNGIQSKKTLFYENSDDAEEEEQNIRKSAEEGQQRYKASKQLRFKINKETTNNGQQQLSGGSAENEEGDVRPWEFRKVIQAEYRERMPRNYELKHWKKPSKVMLESIFRLLETNTASALDSVTEKYHEELNQMTHGDNNELNRIYKKKERLLETIVTKINKKLRQAKFPSRISERDLDIEYIYSKRQFIQNRYSQELQNCERLETNLAREKKLLEETKKLCKNLKTSNKRRLTEKLIQRDLHPVLNKAMEYTYGLDSTNGSAQADGQVAFKNDANELNLMWNDPIKSTTDVGLDNKEVFSLLPSLQEYASTSHDLKETIDRIVTNSHEREIKELAASTHEDHQDDTEEDSQD